A stretch of Myxococcus hansupus DNA encodes these proteins:
- a CDS encoding ABC transporter ATP-binding protein: MTESTDAIILKDVVKSFRKRTIRGEYTTFKSELLRWLRGKRQARDASLITALRGINLTIPKGKTVGVIGRNGSGKSTLLKLITGIYTPTSGSLEINGRISALLDLGAGFHPDFSGRENILINGIILGMTRAEVRARMADIIAFSELGEFIDEPVRTYSSGMYMRLAFAVATHVDPDILIIDEILAVGDEHFSKKSLAKMMDFKHQGKTIVLVTHDLGTVERWCDVAAWIDGGYIRRVGKPSEIAAEYREAISLAEAQSAAFTPPALSEGGGALPQVPTVALPTEGPVRVHGVSLLDAHGAPVDVVSPEQGLEVRAAFAVDGACEDVDFEVRLQSADGRTLYETSTRREAVALARMPSQGVLRFVVERLGVLGGDFVVTVTARAGKGISSARCAFRVVSTSEDEGVFRPPHRWLVEASAGAEVGVAFAPGASPRVEVG; the protein is encoded by the coding sequence ATGACTGAATCCACAGACGCCATCATCCTGAAGGACGTCGTGAAGAGCTTCCGGAAGCGGACCATCCGGGGCGAGTACACGACATTCAAATCCGAGCTGCTGCGCTGGCTGCGGGGCAAGCGCCAGGCGCGTGACGCGTCGCTCATCACCGCGCTGCGGGGCATCAACCTCACCATCCCCAAGGGGAAGACGGTGGGCGTCATCGGGCGAAACGGCTCGGGGAAGAGCACGCTGCTCAAGCTCATCACCGGCATCTACACGCCCACGTCCGGCTCGTTGGAGATCAACGGCCGCATCTCCGCGTTGCTGGACCTGGGGGCGGGCTTCCACCCGGACTTCTCCGGCCGGGAGAACATCCTCATCAACGGCATCATCCTGGGGATGACGCGCGCCGAGGTCCGGGCGCGGATGGCGGACATCATCGCCTTCAGCGAGCTGGGAGAGTTCATCGACGAGCCGGTGCGCACGTACTCCAGCGGCATGTACATGCGCCTGGCGTTCGCGGTGGCCACGCACGTGGACCCGGACATCCTCATCATCGACGAAATCCTCGCCGTGGGTGACGAGCACTTCAGCAAGAAGAGCCTCGCCAAGATGATGGACTTCAAGCACCAGGGGAAGACCATCGTCCTGGTGACGCACGACCTGGGCACGGTGGAGCGTTGGTGTGACGTGGCCGCGTGGATCGACGGGGGTTACATCCGCCGCGTGGGCAAGCCGTCCGAGATTGCCGCGGAGTACCGCGAGGCGATCTCCCTGGCGGAAGCCCAGTCCGCCGCCTTCACGCCGCCGGCGCTCTCCGAAGGAGGCGGGGCGCTGCCGCAGGTGCCCACCGTGGCGCTGCCCACGGAGGGCCCGGTGCGCGTCCATGGCGTGAGCTTGCTCGACGCGCACGGCGCGCCCGTGGACGTCGTGTCTCCCGAGCAGGGCCTGGAGGTCCGCGCGGCCTTCGCGGTGGACGGGGCCTGTGAGGACGTGGACTTCGAGGTCCGGCTCCAGTCGGCGGATGGGCGGACCTTGTATGAGACGAGCACCCGCCGGGAGGCGGTGGCGCTCGCGCGCATGCCCTCGCAAGGCGTGCTGCGCTTCGTGGTCGAGCGCCTGGGCGTGCTCGGCGGCGACTTCGTGGTGACGGTGACGGCCCGTGCCGGAAAGGGGATCTCCTCGGCGCGCTGTGCGTTCCGGGTGGTGTCCACCTCGGAGGACGAGGGCGTCTTCCGGCCGCCGCACCGGTGGTTGGTGGAAGCCAGTGCCGGGGCCGAAGTGGGCGTCGCGTTCGCACCGGGTGCATCCCCGCGCGTGGAGGTGGGATGA
- a CDS encoding glycosyltransferase → MWQKWAEASQGPESAPGPGDFAQMVAVLRKVLEERRPCLPEQCDERSALEGALRLATEQLHRALPEGGQGMSSLQEAARLADPSEFSIPASHRTRGGTLVTTAKRAFVNGLEPFHVETLRPQGQFNRALVRVLEHLTVHRALGLREDLSAWAVSQLEPLAVPTRWKVGSHRGRVAGALVGFAKRGYLFTLGPVLEAVLEGQAQWNLAMVEALRAAAANQAPSEAEALRIVAEVEALREPQAGRALPGALRATQPLWGEVLRRQGRFNAESVLALANLLGTRTAPPQPPSLADYPAWCAAREPSRIEAVRAALADLATGPRVSLITPVHDTPEAFLRACIASVKAQLHPEWEWVLVDDANTAPHVSRLLREAAEGEPRIKIITAPVRGGAVQATQMGLEAARGEFVGFLDAGDTLSPHALGEVALALGAQPDLDILYTDEDRLDEEGRRLAPFFKPDWSPDLLRSVDYVRHFLVVRRALLTQVGGLREGFDGAQGYDLMFRLSEVTSRIGHVPEPLYHARWRTDSDAEQARATAAGQRALTEHLSRKGEEAEVSSPGPSRYRVRYPVRGTPKVSIIVPFKDRPDLLRTLVDSLLAHTRYPHFEVLLVSNNSTRPETFALLEQWVDPRLVKLTWDHPFNYPAINNWAAKQATGELLLFLNNDMEVVDPDWLGELVSQAQRPEVGAVGCKLLFPEGTVQHAGVVVGMTGFAGHPFWRLPDGPIQTPFGHTEWTRNWLSVTSACVILRRDIFESLQGFDERFQVCGSDVDLGLRVNARGLRVLSTSHTRLIHHESASRRADAIPEADYWLSYAAYRPWLGPKGDPYYSPHLTLTSTDCGLRRHPEDGEQLAVRTLGRDVPSARDARSEQRARSQRHLIEHLDAWDFTPEQAQAARESAPQALSALRAKGRVETATWFVPAFGHVYAGIHTIFRFADLMQRRHGVRSDFVIYDQPNTRPGDIEARVASICPSAVGAVRVLRRPEDVAELPAVDLALATAWTSAYRVLHHPRAGVRGYFVQDYEPLFHAAGTPSALAEQTYGLGFYGIFNTPGLYEHVVGLHGMDGVWFEPAVDATVFHARRPPRQGPVRVFFYGRPGNERNGFELGLAALARLKRELGPAVEVLAAGAEWDPEAYGVRGLVTNLGMLPAERTAALYRECDVGLCFMFTRHPSYLPLEMMACGVTVVTNDNPTNRWLLTHGENCLLAEPTPSGVLARLRDAVSDGALRSRIGANAAARVRRTTWEAEVDRVMASLLTAG, encoded by the coding sequence ATGTGGCAGAAGTGGGCTGAGGCGTCCCAGGGGCCCGAGTCGGCGCCAGGGCCGGGGGACTTCGCGCAGATGGTGGCTGTCCTCCGCAAGGTGCTGGAGGAGCGGCGGCCGTGCCTGCCCGAGCAGTGCGACGAGCGCAGTGCCCTGGAGGGCGCGTTGCGGCTCGCGACAGAACAGCTCCACCGTGCGCTCCCCGAGGGCGGGCAGGGGATGTCCTCGCTCCAGGAGGCGGCGCGGCTGGCGGACCCGTCTGAGTTCTCCATCCCCGCCTCGCACCGGACGCGCGGCGGCACGCTGGTGACGACGGCGAAGCGCGCCTTCGTCAACGGGCTGGAACCCTTTCACGTCGAGACGCTGCGGCCGCAAGGCCAGTTCAACCGCGCGCTGGTGCGGGTGCTGGAGCACCTGACGGTCCACCGCGCGTTGGGGCTGCGCGAGGATTTGTCGGCGTGGGCCGTGTCGCAGTTGGAGCCGCTGGCGGTGCCCACCCGTTGGAAGGTGGGCTCGCATCGCGGACGTGTGGCGGGGGCGCTGGTGGGCTTCGCCAAGCGGGGCTACCTCTTCACGCTGGGGCCTGTGCTCGAGGCGGTCCTCGAGGGGCAGGCCCAGTGGAACCTGGCCATGGTGGAGGCCCTCCGTGCCGCGGCGGCGAATCAGGCGCCGTCGGAGGCCGAGGCCCTGCGCATCGTGGCCGAGGTCGAGGCGCTGCGTGAGCCCCAGGCCGGGCGCGCGCTCCCGGGGGCTCTGCGGGCCACCCAGCCCTTGTGGGGCGAGGTGCTGCGCCGCCAGGGCCGGTTCAACGCGGAGTCCGTGCTCGCGCTCGCGAACCTGCTGGGGACGCGGACCGCGCCGCCTCAGCCTCCCTCGCTGGCGGACTACCCCGCCTGGTGCGCGGCGCGTGAGCCCTCGCGCATCGAGGCCGTCCGTGCCGCGCTGGCGGACCTGGCGACGGGGCCTCGGGTGTCGCTGATCACGCCCGTCCACGACACGCCCGAGGCCTTCCTCCGCGCGTGCATCGCCTCCGTGAAAGCCCAGCTCCATCCCGAGTGGGAGTGGGTGCTGGTGGATGACGCCAACACGGCGCCGCACGTGTCCCGCCTCCTCCGGGAAGCGGCGGAGGGTGAGCCTCGCATCAAGATCATCACCGCGCCCGTCCGTGGGGGCGCCGTTCAGGCCACCCAGATGGGGCTCGAGGCCGCGCGGGGGGAGTTCGTCGGGTTCCTCGACGCGGGCGACACCCTGTCGCCGCACGCGCTGGGCGAGGTGGCGCTGGCGCTCGGCGCGCAGCCCGACCTGGACATCCTCTACACGGACGAGGACCGACTGGATGAGGAGGGCCGCCGCCTGGCGCCTTTCTTCAAGCCGGACTGGTCGCCGGACCTGCTGCGCTCGGTGGACTATGTCCGCCACTTCCTCGTCGTCCGCCGCGCGCTGCTGACGCAGGTGGGTGGGTTGCGAGAGGGGTTCGACGGCGCGCAGGGATATGACCTGATGTTCCGGCTGAGCGAGGTCACCTCCCGCATCGGCCACGTGCCCGAGCCGCTGTACCATGCGCGGTGGCGCACCGATTCCGACGCCGAGCAGGCCCGCGCCACGGCCGCTGGCCAGCGCGCGTTGACGGAGCACCTGTCCCGGAAGGGAGAGGAGGCGGAGGTCTCGAGCCCTGGCCCTTCGCGGTACCGTGTCCGCTATCCGGTCCGGGGGACGCCGAAGGTCTCCATCATCGTGCCCTTCAAGGACCGGCCGGACCTGCTGCGCACGTTGGTGGACAGCCTGCTGGCGCACACGCGCTATCCCCACTTCGAGGTGCTGCTCGTCTCCAACAACAGCACGCGGCCGGAGACCTTCGCGTTGTTGGAGCAGTGGGTGGACCCGCGGTTGGTGAAGCTGACGTGGGACCATCCTTTCAACTACCCGGCCATCAACAACTGGGCGGCGAAGCAGGCCACGGGCGAGCTGCTGCTCTTCCTCAACAACGACATGGAGGTCGTGGACCCCGACTGGCTGGGCGAACTGGTGTCCCAGGCGCAGCGGCCCGAGGTGGGCGCGGTGGGCTGCAAGCTGCTCTTCCCCGAAGGGACGGTGCAGCACGCGGGCGTGGTGGTGGGGATGACGGGCTTCGCGGGTCACCCGTTCTGGCGCTTGCCGGACGGCCCCATCCAGACGCCCTTCGGGCACACGGAGTGGACGCGCAACTGGCTGTCCGTCACCAGCGCGTGTGTCATCCTGCGGCGGGACATCTTCGAGTCCCTCCAGGGCTTCGACGAGCGTTTCCAGGTGTGTGGCAGCGACGTGGACCTGGGCCTGCGGGTGAACGCGCGGGGGCTGCGGGTCCTCAGCACCAGCCACACGCGGCTCATCCACCATGAGTCCGCCAGCCGGCGCGCGGACGCCATTCCAGAGGCGGACTACTGGCTGTCGTACGCCGCCTACCGGCCCTGGCTGGGGCCCAAGGGTGACCCCTACTACAGCCCGCACCTCACGCTGACCTCCACGGACTGTGGGCTGCGCCGCCACCCGGAAGATGGCGAGCAGCTCGCGGTGCGGACGCTCGGGCGCGACGTGCCGAGCGCGCGGGATGCCCGGAGTGAGCAGCGGGCCCGGTCGCAGCGGCACCTCATCGAGCACCTGGATGCGTGGGACTTCACGCCGGAGCAGGCCCAGGCCGCGCGCGAGTCGGCGCCCCAGGCGCTGTCAGCGCTGCGCGCGAAGGGGAGGGTGGAGACGGCCACCTGGTTCGTGCCCGCCTTCGGCCACGTGTACGCGGGCATCCACACCATCTTCCGCTTCGCGGACTTGATGCAGCGCCGCCACGGCGTGCGCAGCGACTTCGTCATCTACGACCAGCCGAACACGCGGCCCGGTGACATCGAGGCGCGGGTGGCCTCCATCTGTCCAAGCGCGGTGGGGGCGGTGCGGGTGCTGCGCCGGCCGGAAGACGTGGCGGAGCTGCCCGCGGTTGACCTCGCGCTGGCCACGGCGTGGACCTCCGCCTATCGCGTGTTGCACCACCCCCGGGCCGGCGTCCGCGGCTATTTCGTCCAGGATTACGAGCCGCTCTTCCACGCGGCGGGAACGCCTTCCGCGTTGGCGGAGCAGACGTATGGCCTGGGCTTCTACGGCATCTTCAACACCCCGGGCCTGTACGAGCACGTGGTGGGGCTGCATGGGATGGACGGCGTCTGGTTCGAGCCTGCCGTGGATGCGACGGTGTTTCATGCGCGCCGGCCACCGCGCCAGGGTCCTGTGCGTGTGTTCTTCTATGGACGCCCGGGCAATGAGCGCAATGGCTTCGAGCTGGGGCTGGCGGCGCTCGCGCGTCTGAAGCGGGAGTTGGGGCCGGCGGTGGAGGTGCTCGCGGCGGGTGCGGAGTGGGACCCCGAGGCGTATGGCGTGCGAGGCCTTGTCACCAATCTGGGAATGTTGCCGGCGGAACGGACGGCCGCGCTGTACCGTGAATGCGACGTCGGGTTGTGTTTCATGTTTACCCGGCACCCGTCGTATCTGCCGCTGGAGATGATGGCCTGCGGGGTGACGGTCGTGACGAATGACAACCCGACGAATCGGTGGCTGTTGACGCATGGTGAAAACTGCCTGCTTGCCGAGCCGACCCCGAGTGGCGTACTGGCCCGTCTGCGTGACGCCGTTTCGGATGGCGCGCTCCGCAGTCGCATCGGAGCGAACGCTGCGGCGCGGGTCCGCCGGACGACGTGGGAGGCGGAGGTGGACCGGGTCATGGCGAGCCTGCTGACCGCGGGTTGA
- a CDS encoding class I SAM-dependent methyltransferase — MRDDTPLQIVLPSEPGAPNQPLVEDAASSQYWKATSGYTYREMVRTRQEAGNQGYVQQEVLLTKLMQTEQRALGRPLEVLEFGCGFGRHAAYLASLEGVRYHGYDFSEAMMEPLRHAPPVGLTPVDERLFCGPDALKSVGDRTFDVVFTVSVLIHNPPERLPDLLNTLGQLVRPDGLLCLVENQLVPFGIWENGWHQGCWLHPYADLTPTGWDLHHVGGALATHDLYIFKRNTAQTRRFFQLKSVEQPRDESQAVALETLHVQSLPRLRAWTEHAGEALRAGDGLSGMRLSELTERLTVEVKRSERRQRLLSLSDELVRLRAEPPAVVQAPPATPSPRYGNDAVPEAVVVDAPLDTTWAHVDPRFSRVVHLFHQEWYGIRAASGYAPGHKIGITANRPLTAEDHRRIVETCETLGARSVIFQGFSPNALEVMHMLRRVFGSTLKLCCVWHGSTAQFHFDFELETFSRLLALREQGLLDAVACVKPEMHLMSPLLFQEVLLNLPPRIAPPDRRHRAALARAAFVPTPNNWWKNFYSNVFVAASLPSLERVYVTSPFTTRPELPLRASVINVGPLKRAELFNLIRETDVVLNVTLAECQPMTALEGLAHGVACLTGPLSLGVLDEHPYQRLVQIAGTGSLGQIRSALEQVIRLQEHSPEEHAQMLEDYTRTLCEHAINRYLEFAQP, encoded by the coding sequence ATGCGGGATGACACTCCACTTCAAATCGTGCTGCCGTCAGAGCCGGGCGCTCCGAATCAGCCGCTGGTGGAAGATGCGGCGAGCAGCCAGTACTGGAAGGCCACGAGCGGCTACACCTACCGCGAGATGGTCCGGACGCGGCAAGAGGCGGGCAACCAGGGCTACGTCCAGCAAGAGGTGCTGCTCACGAAGTTGATGCAGACCGAGCAGCGCGCGCTCGGACGCCCTCTGGAGGTTCTCGAGTTCGGCTGCGGGTTCGGGCGTCATGCCGCCTACCTGGCGTCGCTCGAAGGCGTCCGTTACCACGGCTACGATTTCTCCGAAGCGATGATGGAGCCGCTGCGGCACGCGCCACCCGTGGGCCTGACGCCCGTGGATGAGCGGCTCTTCTGTGGTCCGGATGCGCTGAAGTCGGTGGGAGACAGGACGTTCGACGTCGTTTTCACCGTCTCCGTCCTGATTCACAACCCGCCGGAGCGCCTGCCCGACTTGCTGAACACGCTGGGCCAGCTCGTGCGGCCTGACGGTTTGCTGTGCCTCGTCGAGAACCAGCTCGTTCCTTTTGGAATCTGGGAGAACGGTTGGCACCAGGGCTGCTGGCTGCACCCGTACGCGGACCTGACGCCCACCGGGTGGGACCTGCACCATGTCGGCGGCGCGCTGGCGACGCATGACCTCTATATTTTCAAGCGCAACACCGCCCAGACGCGTCGTTTCTTCCAGCTCAAGTCCGTTGAGCAGCCAAGAGACGAGAGCCAGGCGGTCGCGCTGGAGACGCTGCACGTCCAGTCGCTCCCGCGGCTGCGTGCGTGGACGGAGCATGCGGGTGAGGCGCTCCGGGCAGGGGATGGCTTGTCCGGGATGCGGCTCTCGGAGTTGACGGAGCGCTTGACGGTCGAGGTGAAGCGGTCGGAACGCCGTCAGCGGTTGTTGTCTCTCTCGGACGAGCTGGTTCGACTCCGCGCCGAGCCTCCCGCGGTTGTCCAGGCGCCCCCCGCCACACCCAGCCCGCGATATGGAAACGACGCCGTGCCGGAGGCGGTCGTCGTCGATGCTCCGCTGGATACGACGTGGGCACACGTCGATCCTCGGTTCTCCCGAGTGGTGCATCTCTTCCACCAGGAGTGGTACGGCATTCGCGCGGCTTCGGGTTATGCCCCGGGGCACAAGATTGGCATTACCGCGAACCGCCCGCTCACCGCGGAGGACCACCGGCGCATCGTCGAAACCTGCGAGACGCTGGGGGCGAGGTCCGTCATCTTCCAGGGCTTCTCGCCCAATGCCCTGGAAGTCATGCACATGCTTCGTCGTGTGTTCGGCAGCACGCTCAAGTTGTGCTGCGTCTGGCACGGCTCGACGGCCCAGTTCCACTTCGATTTCGAACTCGAAACGTTCAGCCGGCTCCTGGCGCTCCGGGAGCAGGGGCTGCTGGATGCCGTGGCCTGCGTCAAGCCAGAGATGCATCTGATGTCACCTCTTTTGTTCCAGGAGGTGCTCCTCAATCTCCCTCCCCGCATCGCGCCTCCAGACCGCCGTCATCGGGCTGCATTGGCGCGAGCCGCCTTCGTGCCCACCCCCAACAACTGGTGGAAGAACTTCTACTCGAACGTCTTCGTCGCGGCGTCGTTGCCGTCCCTGGAGCGGGTCTATGTCACCAGCCCGTTCACGACCCGGCCGGAGCTGCCCCTGCGGGCGTCTGTCATCAACGTCGGGCCGCTCAAGCGCGCTGAGCTGTTCAATCTCATCCGAGAGACGGATGTCGTCCTCAACGTGACGCTCGCTGAGTGTCAGCCGATGACCGCATTGGAGGGGCTTGCTCACGGTGTGGCGTGTCTGACGGGGCCGTTGTCCCTGGGTGTCTTGGACGAACACCCCTATCAGCGATTGGTCCAGATTGCGGGCACCGGATCGCTCGGGCAGATTCGCTCCGCGTTGGAGCAAGTCATCCGCCTCCAGGAGCATTCGCCAGAGGAGCATGCGCAGATGCTTGAGGACTACACCCGCACGCTCTGTGAGCACGCGATCAATCGCTATCTTGAGTTCGCACAGCCATGA
- a CDS encoding glycosyltransferase, with protein MSTTRVCLVTDELYPFTPGGIGRVVHNLIMDSQRQGSKVEFHVLMPATVPVQKAQVELFFGGGVKAHLCHFREPHQSAADAHGLYPPTSAFRDSRWHGESLELMRYLKAREAEGLHFDVIEFADFRGWAFATLQEKHLGLAFAQSTISVRLHSSYGTIMHHEPNTLEVENLGRFEIERKSLLDADLVVGHLPSIVEFNRRFYGFDDAWLRKVRVEFPPVVMDPPAEASSLTDIPSTRRNLVFVTKIQHFKQPDVFVRGAVLLMRTWPAYEGKAILACHAFDLDFLAEVKALIPPDLEDRFVFMKPGPDRDAYIRAGVVVITSSYESLNLTAYEASVAGARLVLNSACLAFGDESPFVDGVHCHKYDGGLDSLAAAMRKALDGPALSPVRWSVDRPYWERNVRDAPPGRAAQSPLVSVVVINHDQGIFLPIALQGIAASTYPEVEVIIVDDGSTSAFDMQVLQRLERSSAEGPGLSVVRSPIHRGLAGARNLGSRAARGAYVLFLESDESVSPGFIQHAVSALESRPEFAGVVPTGGSFHSSEELANREFKGFMTYLGDCPSYALVANYVAAPTALLRRSLLTQQGYNEALSGYADWDFFLRLVQGGHRFLVTNQVHAFSRRRHESAHRAAPPRQHFRRLVRMFEGLPAPLHPSTRLFAMLAHSREAMMDPLGALESQPAQPVPGAAAALESAQVLSAAARPLRYDVVDMMNAALKRLPLVHPFLKQSVTSTSSPAGGEPGVAQPGEALPLRYALVDRANVLVKRVPLLHRALKQTVSRLT; from the coding sequence ATGAGCACGACCCGCGTTTGTCTCGTCACCGATGAGCTCTACCCCTTCACCCCGGGGGGAATCGGCCGCGTCGTACACAACCTCATCATGGACTCGCAGCGCCAGGGCTCGAAAGTCGAGTTCCATGTCCTGATGCCTGCGACGGTCCCCGTTCAGAAGGCTCAAGTGGAGCTCTTCTTCGGTGGAGGCGTGAAGGCACATCTGTGCCACTTTCGTGAGCCGCACCAGTCGGCCGCCGATGCGCACGGTCTCTATCCGCCCACCTCGGCGTTTCGTGACTCGCGCTGGCACGGTGAGTCGTTGGAGTTGATGCGCTACCTGAAGGCGCGAGAAGCGGAGGGGCTGCACTTCGACGTCATCGAGTTCGCGGACTTCCGTGGCTGGGCCTTCGCGACACTGCAGGAAAAGCATCTGGGCCTGGCGTTCGCGCAGAGCACCATCTCGGTCCGGCTCCACTCGAGCTACGGCACCATCATGCATCACGAGCCCAACACCCTCGAGGTGGAGAACCTGGGCCGCTTCGAAATCGAGCGGAAGTCATTGCTCGACGCGGATCTCGTGGTGGGGCACCTGCCGAGCATCGTCGAGTTCAACCGGCGCTTCTATGGCTTCGACGATGCCTGGCTGCGGAAGGTGAGGGTCGAGTTTCCGCCCGTGGTCATGGACCCTCCGGCGGAGGCGTCATCGCTCACGGACATCCCTTCGACCCGGCGCAACCTGGTGTTCGTCACCAAGATTCAGCACTTCAAGCAGCCGGACGTTTTCGTCCGGGGGGCTGTCCTGCTGATGCGCACGTGGCCAGCGTATGAGGGTAAAGCCATCCTGGCGTGTCATGCCTTCGACCTCGATTTCCTCGCCGAGGTCAAAGCGCTCATTCCGCCGGACCTGGAGGACCGCTTCGTTTTCATGAAGCCGGGGCCCGACCGTGACGCTTACATCCGCGCGGGCGTGGTCGTCATCACCTCGAGTTACGAGTCCCTGAACCTGACGGCCTACGAGGCTTCTGTCGCGGGCGCTCGGCTCGTGCTCAATTCGGCGTGTCTGGCCTTTGGGGATGAAAGTCCCTTCGTCGACGGAGTCCACTGCCACAAGTATGATGGCGGCTTGGATTCGTTGGCGGCGGCGATGCGCAAAGCGCTGGATGGACCCGCGCTGTCCCCCGTTCGATGGAGCGTGGACAGGCCTTATTGGGAGCGGAACGTGCGGGATGCCCCGCCTGGCCGCGCGGCGCAAAGCCCGCTGGTCAGCGTGGTTGTCATCAACCATGACCAAGGCATCTTTCTCCCGATTGCGCTTCAGGGCATTGCCGCCAGCACCTATCCCGAGGTGGAAGTCATCATCGTGGATGATGGCTCGACGAGCGCATTCGACATGCAGGTGCTGCAGCGCCTGGAGCGGTCCTCGGCGGAAGGGCCGGGGCTCAGCGTCGTCCGCTCTCCGATTCATCGGGGGCTCGCGGGGGCGCGGAACCTGGGCAGCCGCGCCGCTCGTGGCGCGTACGTCCTGTTCCTGGAGTCGGACGAGAGCGTGTCGCCCGGGTTCATTCAGCACGCGGTCTCCGCACTGGAGTCGCGACCGGAGTTCGCCGGGGTGGTTCCGACCGGAGGAAGCTTTCACTCCAGTGAGGAGCTGGCCAACCGCGAGTTCAAGGGATTCATGACGTATCTGGGCGACTGCCCGAGTTACGCATTGGTCGCCAACTACGTCGCGGCGCCCACGGCGCTTCTGCGCCGCTCCCTCTTGACGCAACAGGGCTACAACGAGGCCCTGTCAGGCTATGCGGATTGGGATTTCTTCTTGCGGCTCGTGCAGGGAGGACACCGTTTTCTGGTGACGAACCAGGTCCACGCCTTCTCCCGGCGACGACACGAAAGCGCCCACCGCGCGGCACCGCCTCGGCAGCACTTTCGTCGGCTCGTGCGGATGTTCGAAGGACTGCCCGCGCCGCTGCATCCATCGACGCGACTCTTCGCGATGCTGGCGCATTCACGGGAGGCCATGATGGATCCCCTGGGCGCGCTCGAGAGCCAGCCGGCGCAGCCTGTGCCAGGCGCCGCCGCGGCGCTGGAGTCCGCGCAGGTCCTCTCCGCCGCGGCACGTCCTCTCCGCTATGACGTGGTGGACATGATGAACGCGGCATTGAAGCGGCTGCCGCTCGTACACCCATTCCTCAAGCAATCTGTCACGAGCACCTCCAGCCCCGCGGGTGGTGAGCCGGGCGTCGCGCAGCCAGGCGAGGCGCTGCCGCTTCGCTATGCGCTCGTTGACCGTGCGAACGTGCTTGTCAAACGAGTGCCCCTCCTTCACCGAGCGCTCAAACAGACGGTCAGCCGACTGACCTGA